A window of Citrus sinensis cultivar Valencia sweet orange chromosome 7, DVS_A1.0, whole genome shotgun sequence contains these coding sequences:
- the LOC102630980 gene encoding ethylene-responsive transcription factor ERF084: MSVSSSLLNNNMQKSTFHTTTVPFFSMPDTFQTPETFRFFTETQSLCGPIFNSNLSFPSLPALNYLNPPHYFPYLTDVSVDSSLFDSETKTESPVFLSENKKKAVTETETDAATPPVLDGIAAVVGLNVLFGTKTNPTKKTETPDAVEENIGSPRKNDNNTIPVQKNYRGVRKRPWGRWSAEIRDRIGRCRHWLGTFDTAEEAARAYDAAARRLRGSKARTNFEIPSVLPPIATSCSSPSSSGEVKKAKGKVINSNSSGRRNKCSVVTSMAHLFSNNAISFNNNGFDHHQAKRNAKAKDTNTLELDLKLGVGLAAKRNTAASAPSMAV, translated from the coding sequence ATGTCTGTCTCTTCTTCCCTGTTGAACAACAACATGCAGAAAAGCACCTTCCACACCACCACCGTTCCATTCTTCTCGATGCCCGACACGTTCCAAACACCGGAAACGTTTCGGTTCTTCACCGAAACCCAATCTCTTTGTGGGCCGATATTTAATTCCAACCTCTCATTTCCTTCGCTCCCTGCCCTGAACTACCTTAACCCACCTCATTACTTCCCTTACTTGACCGATGTTTCGGTTGATTCTTCACTCTTCGACTCTGAAACAAAAACCGAATCGCCAGTATTTCTTtctgaaaacaagaaaaaagcCGTGACCGAGACCGAAACGGATGCTGCCACACCTCCGGTTCTCGATGGAATCGCTGCCGTTGTTGGCCTTAACGTTCTTTTCGGGACAAAAACAAATCCTACTAAGAAAACCGAAACTCCCGACGCTGTCGAGGAAAATATCGGGTCGCcgagaaaaaatgataataatacaATCCCAGTGCAAAAGAACTACAGAGGGGTGAGAAAGAGGCCGTGGGGGAGATGGTCGGCGGAGATACGGGACCGCATAGGGCGGTGCCGACACTGGCTCGGCACGTTCGATACTGCGGAGGAGGCGGCGCGCGCGTACGATGCGGCGGCCAGGCGCTTGAGGGGGTCGAAAGCAAGGACCAACTTCGAAATCCCCTCGGTTCTGCCACCTATTGCGACGTCTTGCTCGTCGCCGTCCTCTTCCGGTGAAGTGAAGAAAGCGAAGGGGAAAGTCATCAACAGTAACAGCAGTGGAAGGAGGAATAAGTGTTCAGTTGTGACTTCAATGGCCCatttgttttcaaataatgctattagttttaataataatgggTTTGATCATCATCAAGCTAAGAGGAATGCAAAGGCAAAGGATACTAATACTCTGGAGCTTGATTTGAAGCTTGGTGTTGGCCTTGCTGCTAAAAGGAATACTGCTGCATCTGCTCCATCAATGGCTGTTTAG